One stretch of Niallia sp. XMNu-256 DNA includes these proteins:
- a CDS encoding molybdopterin oxidoreductase family protein: protein MKSYIDQENGIFPSVCSLDCPDQCGLLVHKKDGKIVKVEGDPEHPVTQGSICNKVRNMPARIYDANRLKYPLKRIGAKGEGKFTRISWDEAIETITLKWNQLIQSHGAESILPYSFYGNMGNLAAESMDLRFFNRLGSSQLDRTICTAAGKVGYKYTMGANVGTDPEDTIYSKLFIFWGINAVSTNMHQIALAQKARKNGAKIIVIDVHKNQTGRFADWFIPILPGTDSALALGMMHILFAENMVDYEFLREYTIGYEELREHVKAYDPETVSRVTGVPVEDIYKLARMYGETSPTFIRIGNGPQHHDNGGMFVRTISCLPALTGQWLVKGGGAIKGNSDYLAHHAGRLQRPDLLKDKGTRVINMNVIGEALLSMEPPIKSMFIYSSNPVVVAPNANKVKKGFLREDLFTVVHDLFLTETAKYADIVLPATSAFENTDFYASFWHLYMQIQQPVIKPYGESKSNVEVFRLLAEAMGFEEDTFKETEEEMIADALQNPTNPYLEGITLERLQEKQYLKAKAKPLLPGKLKTPSGKIELYSIKMKDEGHPPLPTYIPLKEDGDYPLQFIPAPNHNFLNSTFANNEKHQSLEKEPSLSMNKKDALERGITDGEMVKVWNDRGECMLKVVVGEQVLPSVVATQGLWEDPNGKQQLVNCLTPDRLADMGGGATFFSGRVAVEKAYK, encoded by the coding sequence TTGAAATCATATATTGATCAGGAAAATGGAATTTTTCCATCTGTATGCTCGTTAGATTGCCCAGATCAATGCGGTTTGTTGGTGCATAAAAAGGATGGAAAAATTGTCAAAGTAGAAGGCGATCCGGAGCATCCGGTTACACAAGGGAGTATTTGTAATAAAGTTCGTAATATGCCAGCTCGAATTTATGATGCAAATCGCCTCAAATATCCATTAAAAAGGATTGGAGCTAAAGGTGAAGGGAAATTCACTAGAATTAGTTGGGATGAGGCCATCGAGACCATCACCTTAAAATGGAACCAACTAATTCAATCCCATGGAGCGGAAAGTATTCTACCTTATAGTTTTTACGGGAATATGGGGAATTTGGCGGCGGAAAGTATGGACCTTCGATTTTTCAATCGATTAGGTTCCTCCCAACTAGATCGCACGATTTGCACTGCTGCTGGTAAAGTTGGATACAAATATACAATGGGAGCGAATGTTGGGACAGATCCTGAAGATACGATTTATTCAAAACTATTCATTTTTTGGGGGATAAATGCAGTAAGTACGAATATGCATCAAATTGCACTCGCTCAAAAAGCACGTAAAAATGGAGCGAAAATTATTGTCATTGATGTACATAAAAATCAAACCGGTCGATTTGCAGATTGGTTCATTCCGATCTTGCCTGGGACAGACAGTGCATTGGCCTTAGGAATGATGCATATTTTATTTGCAGAGAACATGGTAGATTATGAATTTCTGCGAGAGTATACCATTGGATATGAAGAATTAAGAGAGCATGTGAAAGCCTATGACCCAGAAACTGTTTCAAGGGTAACAGGAGTTCCGGTTGAAGATATTTATAAGCTTGCTCGTATGTATGGGGAAACTTCTCCGACTTTTATACGGATCGGAAACGGCCCGCAGCATCATGATAATGGTGGAATGTTTGTTCGAACAATTTCATGTCTTCCTGCCTTAACTGGCCAATGGTTAGTAAAAGGTGGCGGAGCGATAAAGGGGAATTCAGATTATTTAGCTCATCATGCTGGCCGATTACAACGACCTGATCTATTAAAAGACAAAGGGACACGTGTCATTAATATGAACGTAATAGGAGAGGCTTTATTGTCAATGGAACCTCCGATTAAGTCCATGTTTATTTATAGTTCCAATCCAGTAGTTGTAGCACCGAATGCAAATAAAGTTAAAAAAGGATTTTTAAGAGAGGACTTATTTACCGTTGTCCATGATTTATTTTTAACCGAAACAGCCAAATATGCAGATATTGTATTGCCCGCTACTTCTGCTTTTGAGAATACGGACTTTTATGCTTCTTTTTGGCACCTCTATATGCAAATTCAACAGCCGGTTATCAAACCCTATGGAGAGTCCAAATCAAATGTGGAAGTATTCAGACTGTTAGCGGAAGCCATGGGATTTGAGGAAGACACCTTTAAAGAAACCGAGGAGGAAATGATTGCTGATGCGCTTCAAAATCCAACGAATCCTTATTTAGAAGGGATTACATTAGAAAGGTTACAAGAGAAGCAGTATTTGAAAGCGAAGGCTAAGCCTTTATTGCCTGGTAAGTTAAAAACACCAAGCGGTAAAATTGAGTTATATTCCATAAAAATGAAGGATGAAGGACATCCGCCATTGCCAACCTATATTCCGCTAAAAGAGGATGGCGACTATCCACTTCAGTTTATTCCAGCTCCAAACCATAACTTTTTAAATTCTACCTTTGCCAATAATGAAAAACATCAATCACTTGAAAAAGAGCCGAGTCTCTCTATGAATAAAAAGGATGCACTAGAAAGAGGAATAACAGATGGTGAGATGGTAAAGGTATGGAACGATCGTGGTGAATGCATGTTGAAAGTAGTGGTTGGTGAACAAGTTCTTCCTAGTGTTGTTGCTACTCAGGGCCTTTGGGAGGATCCAAATGGAAAGCAGCAATTGGTGAACTGTTTAACCCCGGATCGTCTTGCTGATATGGGCGGAGGAGCTACCTTCTTTTCTGGCCGAGTAGCAGTAGAAAAGGCATATAAATGA